The genomic region CGTAATTGGCGCTCTTGAGATTAGTCTCCCCGTTCTGCGACATGAGTGTCAGCTTTTTAATAAATGGCTTTGCTGTCTGGAACAGTTATCTTCTTAGATTTTCAGATGTTACCCTGGAATAAGAAACTTAGCTGCTGTCTGTACATCCTTATCACCCCTACCAGAACAGTTAATCACAATTCGTGGACTACCTACTAACTGGGGACATAAAGTTTCTAAATAGGCGATCGCATGGGATGTTTCCAAAGCTGGTATAATCCCCTCCAATTGGGACAGTCTTTGAAAAGCCTCTAAAGCTTCCTTATCTGTTACGCTATAATATTCGGCTCTACCCGTATCCTTCATGTAACTGTGCTCTGGTCCAACACCGGGATAATCAAGTCCTGCACTAATAGAGTGTGGTTCAATAACCTGTCCCTCCCCGTCTTGTAGCAAATAACTCATGGCACCATGCAATACACCCACTTGTCCTTTGGTCAAAGTAGCAGCATGTTTACCAGTATCCACTCCTTCACCAGCTGCTTCTACACCAATTAATCGTACAGAAGGTTCTTTAACAAACTCATGGAAAAGTCCCATAGCATTAGAACCCCCTCCCACACAAGCCAAAAGAATATCTGGTAAACCGCCCCATTTTTCCATAGCTTGCTCCCGGGTTTCCCGACCAATCACAGCATGAAAGTCTCGCACCATCATGGGGTAAGGATGGGGACCAGCAACTGATCCTAGAATATAGTGAGTTGTTTCCACATTAGTCACCCAATCCCGAATGGCTTCAGACGTGGCATCTTTAAGAGTACCTGTTCCCGCAGCTACCCCTCTCACCTCCGCCCCCATTAGTCGCATTCTAAACACATTTAAAGATTGGCGTTCCATGTCATGAACGCCCATATAAATAACACATTTTAAACCAAACCTGGCGCATACCGTTGCTGTGGCTACCCCGTGCTGTCCTGCTCCGGTTTCAGCAATAATTCGCTGTTTACCCATGCGTTTGGCTAAAAGTACCTGACCAAGAGCATTATTAATTTTATGAGCACCTGTATGATTTAAATCCTCACGCTTTAAGTAAATTTGCGCTCCAGTACCATCGGGACGAGCATAATGAGCCGTAAGTCTTTGGGCAAAGTATAGAGGTGTGGAGCGTCCCACATAATCTTTTAATAAGATCTGTAATTCTGTCTGAAAATCCGGATCATGGCGGTAACGCTGATAAGCAGCTTCCAATTCAAACAAAGCTGGCATTAAAGTTTCTGGAACGTATTTGCCCCCAAAGCGACCAAAACGCCCCAGATTATCGGGGACAGAACTAGCTTGGGACAGGTTAGGAGAAAGGGGAGTAGTAATCACAGATTCAGTAAAAGGAGACAACAGGGTTAATTTTAAGAGTTAATTCTAATTCTATCTGCAATTATCTTGCAGATAGATATTGGTCTGGACAAGAGCATGAAAAATGCTACTTAATAAGCATCTTGCAACTCGTAGAAATCCGGTGAAATGTAGTCCTTACGTAAAGGCCAACCCACCCAATCTTCAGGCATGAGGATTCGTTTCAAATTGGGATGACCCTCATAAATAATACCAAACATGTCATAGGATTCCCGTTCTTGCCAGTCAGCAGTCCGCCAAATCCAGTACACAGATGGTACAACGGGATTCTCTCTGGGTAAGAATACCTTAATTCTTACTTCGGCTGGTTTATCAGCATCACTACTGACCTTAATCAAATGGTAAACACTAACCAAATCCTGCCCAGGACCTAAATCAATACCTCCTTGAAACTGGAGATAATTAAACCCATAAGCATATAAAGCCGTTGCGGTGGGTAGTAAAAAATCCGATGCCACCTTAATAATTTCTACACCGTTGACATCAGGATTTAAAGACTCATGGTCAAAGCCATTTTCCGTTAACCAGGTAGAAACCTGACCTGCAGGAACCAGTTTAGATTCCGCTTGAGATTCCACATCAGCCACGCTTTTGTTCCTCCTTTGTCCTAGATGTCAACAGTGCGGGTGGTACGGGCATACCAATTGCTTGGGTTAATTCCTTAGGTGGATTATAGCGAGTTTCTGATTGTAAATACTTACCAGTTAAAATCTCTGGAACTGGTTTCATGCTGTGAGTAGTACTGTAATAGCGATGGGTTTGCTTGATTTGATTCCGTTCCTGCATAGAATCATTAGCAATTTTCTTGCGCAACTTAATAATCGCGTCAATAATCGCTTCCGGACGAGGTGGACAACCGGGTAAATACACATCTACAGGAATCAACTTATCCACTCCCCGCACTGCACTAGGAGAGTCCACGCTAAACATACCACCAGTAATAGTACAAGCCCCCATAGCGATCACATACTTAGGTTCAGGCATTTGTTCATAAAGACGTACCAATTGGGGACCCATCTTCATGGTAATTGTGCCAGCAGTAATCAATAAATCAGCTTGACGGGGGCTAGAACGGGGAATTAACCCAAAACGGTCAAAGTCAAAACGAGAGCCAATTAGGGCAGCAAATTCGATGAAACAACAGGCCGTGCCAAATAACAAAGGCCACAAACTGGAAAGCCTGGCCCAGTTATAGAGGTCATCTACCGTGGTTAAGATCACATTTTCTGACAGTTCCTGAGTAACCGTGGGTCGCTCAATAGGATTAATAATTCTTTCTTTGTCCTGGGTGGTTAAATTAGAACCTACGACCATTCTAATGCTCCTTTACGCCATGC from Cylindrospermopsis curvispora GIHE-G1 harbors:
- the trpB gene encoding tryptophan synthase subunit beta; its protein translation is MITTPLSPNLSQASSVPDNLGRFGRFGGKYVPETLMPALFELEAAYQRYRHDPDFQTELQILLKDYVGRSTPLYFAQRLTAHYARPDGTGAQIYLKREDLNHTGAHKINNALGQVLLAKRMGKQRIIAETGAGQHGVATATVCARFGLKCVIYMGVHDMERQSLNVFRMRLMGAEVRGVAAGTGTLKDATSEAIRDWVTNVETTHYILGSVAGPHPYPMMVRDFHAVIGRETREQAMEKWGGLPDILLACVGGGSNAMGLFHEFVKEPSVRLIGVEAAGEGVDTGKHAATLTKGQVGVLHGAMSYLLQDGEGQVIEPHSISAGLDYPGVGPEHSYMKDTGRAEYYSVTDKEALEAFQRLSQLEGIIPALETSHAIAYLETLCPQLVGSPRIVINCSGRGDKDVQTAAKFLIPG
- a CDS encoding NAD(P)H-quinone oxidoreductase subunit J, with the protein product MADVESQAESKLVPAGQVSTWLTENGFDHESLNPDVNGVEIIKVASDFLLPTATALYAYGFNYLQFQGGIDLGPGQDLVSVYHLIKVSSDADKPAEVRIKVFLPRENPVVPSVYWIWRTADWQERESYDMFGIIYEGHPNLKRILMPEDWVGWPLRKDYISPDFYELQDAY
- the ndhK gene encoding photosynthetic/respiratory NAD(P)H-quinone oxidoreductase subunit K, which produces MVVGSNLTTQDKERIINPIERPTVTQELSENVILTTVDDLYNWARLSSLWPLLFGTACCFIEFAALIGSRFDFDRFGLIPRSSPRQADLLITAGTITMKMGPQLVRLYEQMPEPKYVIAMGACTITGGMFSVDSPSAVRGVDKLIPVDVYLPGCPPRPEAIIDAIIKLRKKIANDSMQERNQIKQTHRYYSTTHSMKPVPEILTGKYLQSETRYNPPKELTQAIGMPVPPALLTSRTKEEQKRG